One stretch of Methylococcus capsulatus DNA includes these proteins:
- the mmoD gene encoding soluble methane monooxygenase-binding protein MmoD: MVESVFQPFSGDADEGFEEPRPQTGFFPSADWHLLKRDETYAAYAKDLDFMWRWVIVREERIVQEGCSISLESSIRAVTHVLNYFGMTEQRVPPEGGTGGVQH; this comes from the coding sequence ATGGTCGAATCGGTATTTCAGCCCTTTTCGGGCGACGCAGACGAAGGGTTCGAGGAACCACGGCCCCAGACCGGTTTCTTCCCTTCCGCGGACTGGCATCTGCTCAAACGGGACGAGACCTACGCAGCCTACGCCAAGGATCTCGATTTCATGTGGCGGTGGGTCATCGTCCGGGAAGAAAGGATCGTCCAGGAGGGTTGCTCGATCAGCCTGGAGTCGTCGATCCGCGCCGTGACGCACGTACTGAATTATTTTGGCATGACCGAGCAACGCGTCCCGCCAGAGGGCGGGACCGGCGGGGTTCAACATTGA
- the mmoB gene encoding methane monooxygenase regulator MmoB — MSVSSNAYDAGIMSLKGKEFADQFFAEENQVVHESDTVVLVLKKSDEINTFIEEILLTDYKKNVNPTVNVEDRAGYWWIKANGKIEVDCDELTELLGRPYNVYDFLVDVSSTIGRAYTLGNKFTITSELMGLDRKLEDYHE, encoded by the coding sequence ATGAGCGTAAGCAGCAACGCGTACGATGCCGGCATCATGAGCCTGAAAGGCAAGGAGTTCGCCGATCAGTTCTTTGCCGAAGAAAATCAGGTGGTCCACGAAAGCGACACGGTCGTTCTGGTCCTCAAGAAGTCGGACGAGATCAATACCTTTATCGAGGAGATTCTTCTGACGGACTACAAGAAGAACGTCAATCCGACGGTGAACGTGGAGGACCGCGCCGGCTACTGGTGGATCAAGGCCAACGGCAAGATCGAGGTCGATTGCGACGAGCTGACCGAGCTTTTGGGCCGTCCTTACAACGTCTATGACTTCCTCGTCGACGTTTCCTCGACCATCGGCCGGGCCTATACCCTGGGCAACAAGTTCACCATTACCAGTGAGCTGATGGGCCTGGACCGCAAGCTCGAAGACTACCACGAATAA
- a CDS encoding NADH-quinone oxidoreductase subunit B family protein, with the protein MLRLYSKIFKTGVLTEKVPKPPSPGIGVAEREEAIEQVGRALKGIVDKRFRGSLAIRQVDAGSCNGCELEIHALNNVYYDVERFGVHFVASPRHADVLLVTGPVSRHMEAALKRTYEATPDPKWVIAVGDCGACGGEFGVSYASCGAVSNVIPVDLAIPGCPPSPLALLQGLLSLCGRQ; encoded by the coding sequence ATGCTGCGACTGTACAGCAAGATCTTCAAAACCGGCGTTCTCACCGAGAAAGTGCCCAAGCCGCCCAGTCCCGGGATCGGCGTTGCCGAGCGAGAGGAGGCGATCGAGCAAGTCGGCCGGGCGCTCAAGGGGATCGTCGACAAACGGTTTCGCGGCAGTCTCGCCATCCGTCAGGTGGATGCCGGCTCCTGCAACGGCTGCGAGCTGGAGATCCATGCGCTCAACAACGTCTATTACGACGTCGAACGCTTCGGGGTGCATTTCGTGGCATCGCCGCGCCATGCCGACGTGCTGCTGGTGACGGGGCCGGTTTCCCGCCACATGGAAGCCGCCCTGAAGCGCACCTACGAAGCCACGCCCGACCCCAAATGGGTGATCGCCGTGGGCGATTGCGGCGCCTGCGGCGGCGAGTTCGGCGTGTCTTACGCCAGCTGCGGCGCAGTGAGCAACGTGATCCCCGTCGATCTCGCCATCCCGGGCTGCCCGCCGTCCCCCCTCGCACTGTTGCAGGGCCTGCTGTCGCTGTGCGGGAGGCAGTAA
- the mmoZ gene encoding aromatic/alkene monooxygenase hydroxylase subunit gamma — MGIHSNDTRDAWVNKIAQLNTLEKAAEMLKQFRMDHTTPFRKSYELDNDYLWIEARLEEKVAVLKARAFSETDFRHKTAFGEDAKAVLDGTVAKMNAAKDKWEAEKIHIGFRQAYKPPIMPVNYFLDGERQLGTRLMELRNLNYYDTPLEELRKQRGVRVVHLQAPH, encoded by the coding sequence ATGGGCATACACAGCAACGACACCCGCGACGCCTGGGTGAACAAGATCGCACAGCTCAACACCCTGGAAAAAGCGGCCGAGATGCTGAAGCAGTTCCGTATGGATCACACCACGCCGTTCCGCAAGAGCTACGAGCTGGACAACGATTATCTTTGGATCGAGGCCAGGCTCGAGGAAAAGGTCGCCGTGCTCAAGGCGCGCGCCTTCAGTGAGACGGATTTCCGCCACAAGACCGCTTTCGGCGAGGACGCCAAGGCGGTTCTGGATGGCACCGTCGCGAAGATGAACGCGGCCAAGGACAAGTGGGAAGCGGAGAAGATCCACATCGGTTTCCGCCAGGCCTACAAGCCGCCGATCATGCCGGTGAACTACTTCCTGGATGGCGAGCGCCAGTTGGGTACCCGGCTGATGGAGCTGCGCAACCTCAACTACTACGACACGCCGCTGGAAGAGCTGCGCAAGCAGCGCGGCGTGCGGGTGGTGCATCTGCAGGCGCCGCACTGA
- a CDS encoding NADH-quinone oxidoreductase subunit C → MSVDSLTSLRLKLAAQDIDNVSSVHRFLSPAMVLQLDARDWGKAAEITKSEHWRWAGIWAEDRGAELVVNACLEHQGSYLILRTLLTPERAILPSQAPHYWAADRPERHIRDLFGIHFEGHPDPRRWIRHQAWDENVFPLRKHFAAAGTPPGETPPDRDYPFLKAEGASVYEIPVGPVHAGIIEPGHFRFQAVGETVLHLEERLGYVHKGIEKLAEGRDPAGLARLAGRVSGDTTVGHTWAACMAMERAAGIEIPLRAAYLRGLLAERERVINHLWDLGALCNDVGFAFGHYQFGRLREQWLRENQLHFGHRLLMDRIVPGGVAVDLGPDAAGTMGRSIAALRGELDELLTILDSNSSLEDRFLGAGVLSTELAAALGALGFVGRSSGQTFDVRRDAPYAPYDRLTFNVPTESQGDVASRFWVRYKELRVGLRLLEALLEGLPEGMVAVPWQIPPEGAEGFAAVEGWRGEILCYVRFGAGNAIARYWPRDPSIVNWPALEKLVLGNIVPDFPVCNKSVNGSYSGHDL, encoded by the coding sequence ATGAGCGTTGACAGCTTGACTTCACTGCGGTTGAAGCTGGCGGCCCAGGACATCGACAACGTTTCGTCGGTCCATCGTTTCCTGTCGCCCGCAATGGTGTTGCAGCTCGACGCCCGAGATTGGGGCAAAGCTGCCGAAATCACCAAGTCCGAACATTGGCGCTGGGCCGGCATCTGGGCCGAGGACCGAGGCGCCGAGCTGGTCGTCAATGCCTGTTTGGAACACCAGGGAAGTTATCTGATCCTGCGGACCCTCCTGACGCCGGAGCGGGCGATCCTGCCGTCGCAGGCCCCGCACTACTGGGCCGCGGATCGGCCGGAACGCCACATCCGCGACCTGTTCGGCATCCATTTCGAGGGCCATCCCGACCCGCGCCGCTGGATCCGACATCAGGCTTGGGACGAAAACGTATTCCCGCTGCGCAAACACTTCGCGGCGGCCGGCACCCCTCCCGGCGAGACCCCGCCAGACCGGGACTACCCTTTTCTGAAGGCGGAAGGCGCCAGCGTCTACGAAATCCCGGTGGGGCCGGTTCATGCCGGCATCATCGAACCGGGCCATTTCCGCTTTCAAGCCGTGGGTGAAACGGTCCTGCATCTGGAGGAAAGGCTGGGCTACGTGCACAAGGGCATCGAGAAGCTCGCCGAGGGCCGTGACCCGGCCGGCCTGGCGCGGCTGGCCGGGCGGGTGTCCGGCGACACCACGGTGGGCCACACCTGGGCCGCCTGCATGGCCATGGAACGCGCCGCCGGAATCGAAATCCCCTTGCGCGCGGCGTATCTGCGCGGATTGCTGGCGGAACGGGAACGGGTCATCAATCATCTGTGGGATTTGGGTGCTTTGTGCAATGACGTGGGCTTCGCCTTCGGCCATTACCAGTTCGGCCGTTTGCGGGAACAGTGGCTGCGGGAAAATCAGCTCCATTTTGGCCATCGCCTGCTCATGGACCGGATCGTGCCGGGCGGGGTCGCCGTCGACCTCGGCCCCGACGCAGCGGGGACCATGGGTCGGTCCATAGCGGCCTTGCGGGGCGAACTCGACGAGCTGTTGACGATCCTCGATTCCAATTCATCCCTGGAAGACCGCTTTCTCGGCGCCGGCGTTCTCTCCACCGAGCTGGCGGCGGCCCTGGGTGCGCTGGGTTTCGTGGGCCGGTCCAGCGGCCAGACCTTCGACGTGCGCCGCGATGCGCCTTACGCCCCTTATGACCGGTTGACGTTCAACGTGCCGACGGAGAGTCAGGGAGACGTGGCTTCGCGGTTCTGGGTACGCTACAAGGAATTGCGGGTCGGCCTCCGCCTGCTCGAGGCATTGCTCGAAGGCCTGCCCGAAGGCATGGTGGCAGTACCCTGGCAGATTCCCCCCGAGGGCGCGGAAGGCTTCGCGGCGGTCGAGGGCTGGCGTGGCGAAATCCTCTGCTACGTGCGCTTCGGCGCGGGCAACGCGATCGCCCGCTACTGGCCGCGCGATCCCAGTATCGTCAACTGGCCGGCGCTGGAGAAACTGGTGCTCGGCAACATCGTGCCCGACTTCCCGGTGTGCAACAAATCGGTGAACGGCTCCTATTCCGGCCACGACCTTTGA
- a CDS encoding DUF4242 domain-containing protein: MPKYVIERTIPGAGNLSRDELQRISRKSCSILNAMGPQVQWLESYVTDDKVYCIYIAPDAATLRQHAMEGGFPADAINEVRTVIDPTTAE, translated from the coding sequence ATGCCCAAATATGTCATAGAGCGTACGATTCCCGGCGCTGGAAACCTTTCACGTGATGAGTTGCAGCGGATTTCCCGGAAATCCTGTTCCATCCTCAACGCCATGGGACCGCAGGTTCAATGGCTCGAAAGCTATGTCACCGACGACAAGGTGTACTGCATCTACATCGCCCCGGACGCCGCCACGTTGAGGCAGCATGCGATGGAAGGCGGCTTTCCCGCCGACGCGATCAACGAAGTCCGTACCGTCATCGATCCCACCACGGCAGAATGA
- a CDS encoding hydrogenase 4 subunit F yields the protein MIAVYLLLLVPLAGMALLSFHGHRADAGRLNVRFNALALAASVWLAIDVLINGPELSAGRLLYIDSYNVYLVALTAFVGLTTSMFSGPYMAHEQEIGRVTARRLRLYYAMYQGFMLAMYLVLTTNNMGVMWVAMEGATLATVLLVSLYRTPESVEAAWKYFILCGVGIAQALFGTVLLYFAAEQKLGVGGEALLWTVLHDNAHALDPAILSLAFVFLLVGYGTKIGLVPLHQWLPDAHSEGPTPMSAILSGLLLNDALYAVVRCKMLVDGSLGTHLAGNLMMGFGLLSFLVAALFLHRQTDIKRLFSYSSIEHMGLMTFAFGVGSPWATFAALFHMTTHSLTKSAIFVTVGHAAQLAGTQRMDKIRGLILTQPTIGWGLLIGTVAIAGFPPFGVFASEFLVLVATMDDFPWLTPLLLLGIGLAFAGLFRHIQPMVYGDVPEGQKAITANLWPVFMHLALVLWLGLAIPGFLGNWFSQATQLIAGSLPQ from the coding sequence ATGATTGCGGTTTATCTCCTGCTTCTGGTCCCGCTCGCCGGCATGGCGCTGTTGAGCTTCCACGGACACCGTGCCGATGCCGGGCGGCTCAACGTCCGCTTCAATGCCTTGGCGTTGGCCGCCTCCGTGTGGCTGGCCATCGACGTGCTGATCAACGGTCCTGAACTCTCGGCGGGGCGGCTGCTGTACATCGATTCCTACAACGTCTACCTGGTGGCCCTGACCGCCTTCGTCGGCCTGACCACCTCGATGTTCTCCGGCCCTTACATGGCACACGAACAGGAGATCGGCCGGGTCACGGCGCGCCGGCTGCGTCTCTACTACGCCATGTACCAGGGTTTCATGCTGGCGATGTATCTGGTGCTCACGACCAACAACATGGGGGTCATGTGGGTGGCCATGGAGGGGGCGACGCTCGCTACTGTGCTGCTGGTGAGCCTTTACCGCACCCCCGAATCGGTGGAAGCCGCCTGGAAGTATTTCATCCTGTGCGGCGTGGGTATCGCCCAGGCTCTGTTCGGCACCGTGCTGTTGTACTTCGCCGCCGAACAAAAATTGGGCGTGGGCGGCGAGGCGCTGTTGTGGACGGTGCTGCACGACAACGCCCACGCCCTCGATCCCGCCATCTTGAGCCTGGCTTTCGTATTTCTGCTGGTGGGCTACGGTACCAAGATCGGTCTGGTGCCCCTGCATCAATGGCTGCCCGACGCCCACTCGGAAGGCCCCACCCCGATGTCCGCGATCCTCTCGGGGCTTTTGCTCAACGACGCGCTCTATGCGGTGGTACGCTGCAAGATGCTGGTGGATGGCTCGCTCGGAACCCATCTGGCTGGCAACCTGATGATGGGCTTCGGACTGCTGTCCTTCCTGGTCGCGGCCTTGTTCCTGCACCGCCAGACCGATATCAAACGGCTGTTCAGCTATTCCTCCATCGAACACATGGGGTTGATGACCTTCGCCTTCGGTGTGGGCAGTCCCTGGGCCACCTTCGCCGCGTTGTTCCACATGACCACCCACTCCCTGACCAAGTCGGCCATCTTCGTCACCGTGGGGCATGCCGCTCAGTTGGCCGGCACCCAGCGCATGGACAAGATCCGCGGGCTCATCCTGACCCAGCCCACTATAGGCTGGGGCCTACTGATCGGCACGGTGGCCATCGCCGGATTCCCGCCCTTCGGGGTGTTCGCCAGCGAGTTCCTGGTTTTGGTCGCCACGATGGATGATTTCCCCTGGCTGACCCCCCTCTTGCTGCTGGGGATAGGACTGGCCTTCGCCGGGCTGTTCCGCCATATCCAGCCCATGGTGTACGGCGACGTGCCGGAAGGGCAAAAAGCCATCACTGCCAATCTGTGGCCGGTCTTCATGCACCTCGCCCTGGTGCTGTGGCTGGGCCTGGCCATCCCCGGTTTTCTGGGAAATTGGTTCAGCCAGGCGACGCAACTGATTGCCGGGAGTTTGCCGCAATGA
- the mmoY gene encoding aromatic/alkene monooxygenase hydroxylase subunit beta, which yields MSMLGERRRGLTDPEMAAVILKALPEAPLDSNNKMGYFVTPRWKRLTEYEALTVYAQPNADWISGGLDWGDWTQKFHGGRPSWGNETTELRTVDWYKHRDPLRRWHAPYVKDKAEEWRYTDRFLQGYSADGQIRSMDPTWRDEFINRYWGAFLFNEYGLFNAHSQASREALSDVIRVSITFWGFDKIDLAQMIQLERGFLAKIVPGFDESTAVPKAEWTTGGIYKGARLAVEALWQEVFDWNESAFSVHAVYDALFGQFVRREFFQRLAPKFGDNLTPFFINQSQTYFQITKVGVHDLYYTTLGDDPEFGDYNRTVMRNWTGKWLEPTIAALRDFMGLFAKLPAGATDKEEIIASLYRVVDDWIEDYASRIDFKADRDQIVNAISAGLK from the coding sequence ATGAGCATGTTAGGAGAAAGACGCCGCGGATTGACCGATCCGGAAATGGCGGCCGTCATCCTGAAGGCGCTTCCCGAAGCTCCGCTGGACAGCAACAACAAGATGGGCTATTTCGTCACGCCGCGCTGGAAGCGCCTGACGGAATACGAAGCCCTGACCGTGTACGCGCAGCCCAACGCCGACTGGATCTCCGGCGGTCTGGACTGGGGCGACTGGACTCAGAAGTTCCATGGCGGCCGTCCGTCCTGGGGCAACGAGACCACGGAGCTGCGGACGGTCGACTGGTACAAGCACCGCGACCCGCTGCGCCGCTGGCACGCGCCGTACGTCAAGGACAAGGCCGAGGAATGGCGCTACACCGATCGCTTCCTGCAGGGCTATTCCGCCGACGGCCAGATCCGGTCGATGGACCCGACCTGGCGGGACGAGTTCATCAACCGGTACTGGGGCGCGTTCCTGTTCAACGAATACGGATTGTTCAACGCCCATTCGCAGGCTTCCCGCGAGGCGCTTTCGGACGTGATCCGGGTCAGCATCACTTTCTGGGGCTTCGACAAGATCGACCTGGCCCAGATGATCCAGCTCGAGCGCGGGTTCCTGGCCAAGATCGTGCCCGGATTCGACGAATCCACCGCGGTGCCGAAGGCGGAATGGACCACAGGCGGCATCTACAAGGGGGCCCGCCTGGCGGTGGAGGCGCTGTGGCAGGAGGTGTTCGACTGGAACGAAAGCGCCTTCTCGGTCCATGCCGTCTACGACGCGCTGTTCGGCCAGTTCGTCCGCCGCGAGTTCTTCCAGCGGCTGGCGCCGAAGTTCGGCGACAACCTGACGCCGTTCTTCATCAACCAGTCCCAGACCTACTTCCAGATCACCAAGGTGGGGGTACATGACCTGTACTACACCACCCTGGGCGATGATCCGGAATTCGGCGACTACAACCGTACAGTGATGCGCAACTGGACCGGCAAGTGGCTGGAGCCGACGATCGCCGCGCTGCGCGACTTCATGGGGCTGTTTGCGAAGTTGCCAGCCGGCGCCACCGACAAGGAAGAAATCATCGCATCCCTGTATCGGGTTGTCGACGACTGGATCGAGGACTACGCCAGCAGGATCGACTTCAAGGCGGACCGCGACCAGATCGTCAATGCAATTTCGGCAGGACTGAAATAG
- a CDS encoding dynamin family protein yields MNAIPRSGVAGDAPQAAGYADLKSELLDRIDELAENLPAAVRPALALRDKVQEGYFDVLTVGQFKRGKTSLINALLGENLLPTAAVPLTSVVTILIYGETHRITVQPLEGRPFDIHPETLADYITEPGNPGNAKGVREVLIQMPSPLLRNGVRIVDTPGVGSVFRHNTDTAYARLPHCDAALFVLSADQAVSQAELEFLNEVRKYAGRIFFLLNKIDILQEADIAAIEHFSRRVLTQAVGTEVRLFPISARDALMGKAGNDPARLDASRLPVFTAALERFLLEEKGALLLDAAASGLARLTGRLRLETRLERSSLTLPIAELDEKIARFAARRFQAERELRRLDGRLRQEFHLLADGIFARDPERRFEELRSHLARRFDALVLDHDLQPPKDFDECLETFIREEVAESFADWREVLERQADAAAAEIVRTFDLEIDEMVTDLQRFAGGLFQLAVPTAALQTSWPERTRAGVRPTDEPMGLELLTEQVLKRAPELVAPRFRKLKSLAERWARHGIVRRRRRQLTETMEMLTGRIRSGIRRRLEETREELSARLRQRLEGVADGLEQALTRGAAERSRASDQAGSRIRRLEAQLAWLEGFDGRIQVFRERAAAQSRT; encoded by the coding sequence ATGAACGCCATTCCCCGTTCCGGTGTCGCCGGTGACGCGCCGCAAGCCGCCGGCTACGCGGATCTCAAATCCGAGCTCTTGGACCGGATCGACGAGCTGGCCGAGAACCTTCCTGCGGCTGTGCGCCCCGCCCTCGCCCTTCGTGACAAGGTGCAGGAGGGGTATTTCGACGTCCTGACGGTGGGACAGTTCAAGCGCGGCAAGACCAGCCTGATCAACGCACTACTGGGTGAAAACCTGCTGCCCACGGCGGCAGTGCCGCTGACCTCGGTGGTGACCATCCTCATATACGGCGAGACGCACCGGATCACCGTCCAGCCGCTGGAAGGCCGCCCCTTCGACATCCACCCGGAGACGCTCGCGGATTACATCACCGAGCCGGGTAATCCGGGCAACGCGAAGGGCGTGCGGGAGGTGCTGATCCAGATGCCCTCGCCCCTCCTGAGGAACGGCGTGCGCATCGTCGACACCCCAGGGGTCGGCTCGGTTTTCCGTCACAACACCGACACCGCCTATGCCCGGCTGCCGCATTGCGATGCGGCTCTGTTCGTCCTCTCCGCCGATCAGGCGGTGAGCCAGGCCGAACTGGAATTCCTCAATGAGGTCCGGAAGTACGCCGGCCGTATCTTTTTTCTGTTGAATAAGATCGACATCCTGCAGGAAGCCGACATCGCCGCGATCGAGCACTTCTCCCGCCGTGTCCTGACCCAGGCAGTGGGTACGGAGGTCCGCCTCTTCCCCATTTCCGCCCGGGATGCGCTGATGGGAAAAGCCGGCAACGATCCGGCACGGCTCGACGCGAGCCGCCTGCCGGTCTTCACTGCGGCGCTCGAACGCTTTTTACTGGAGGAAAAAGGTGCGCTGCTGCTCGATGCCGCGGCTTCCGGCCTCGCGCGCCTAACCGGTCGGTTGCGCCTGGAAACCCGGCTGGAGCGAAGTTCCCTGACCCTCCCGATAGCAGAGTTGGACGAAAAGATCGCCCGGTTTGCTGCCCGCCGGTTTCAGGCGGAGCGTGAACTGCGGCGGCTCGACGGACGTCTGCGGCAGGAATTCCATCTGCTGGCCGACGGGATTTTCGCGCGTGACCCCGAACGCCGGTTCGAAGAGCTACGTTCGCACCTGGCCCGGAGATTCGATGCTCTGGTCCTCGACCACGACCTCCAGCCTCCGAAAGATTTCGACGAGTGCCTGGAAACCTTCATCCGGGAAGAGGTCGCAGAATCCTTCGCCGACTGGCGGGAGGTATTGGAGCGCCAAGCCGATGCGGCGGCCGCGGAGATTGTCCGAACCTTCGACCTCGAAATCGACGAAATGGTCACCGACCTCCAGCGCTTTGCCGGCGGTCTGTTCCAGCTTGCCGTGCCGACCGCTGCTTTGCAGACGAGCTGGCCGGAACGAACCCGCGCCGGGGTCCGTCCCACGGACGAACCCATGGGGCTGGAGCTGCTCACGGAGCAGGTCTTGAAGCGGGCGCCGGAACTGGTCGCGCCGCGCTTCCGAAAGCTCAAATCCCTGGCCGAGCGCTGGGCCCGGCACGGTATCGTCCGGCGACGCAGGCGCCAGTTGACCGAGACAATGGAAATGCTGACCGGACGCATCCGCAGCGGCATCCGGCGACGCCTGGAAGAAACGAGGGAGGAGCTGTCGGCCCGCCTACGCCAGCGTCTGGAGGGCGTGGCGGATGGCTTGGAACAGGCATTGACTCGGGGTGCCGCGGAACGCTCCCGGGCCTCGGACCAGGCTGGCTCCCGGATCCGGCGGCTTGAAGCGCAGTTGGCCTGGCTGGAGGGCTTCGATGGGCGCATCCAGGTCTTCCGCGAACGCGCAGCGGCGCAGAGCCGAACTTAG
- the mmoX gene encoding aromatic/alkene monooxygenase hydroxylase subunit alpha — MALSTATKAATDALAANRAPASVNAQEVHRWLQSFNWDFKNNRTKYATKYKMANETKEQFKLIAKEYARMEAVKDERQFGSLQDALTRLNAGHRVHPKWNETMKVVSNFLEVGEYNAIAASGMLWDSAQAAEQKNGYLAQVLDEIRHTHQCAYVNYYFAKNGQDPAGHNDARRTRTIGPLWKGMKRVFSDGFISGDAVECSINLQLVGEACFTNPLIVAVTEWAAANGDEITPTVFLSIETDELRHMANGYQTVVSIANDPAAAKYLNTDLNNAFWTQQKYFTPALGMLFEYGSKFKVEPWVKTWNRWVYEDWGGIWIGRLGKYGVESPRSLKDAKQDAYWAHHDLYLLAYALWPTGFFRLALPDQEEMEWFEANYPGWYDHYGKIYEEWRARGCEDPSSGFIPLMWFIENNHPIYIDRVSQVPFCPSLAKGASTLRVHEYNGQMHTFSDQWGERMWLAEPERYECQNIFEQYEGMELSEVIAELHGLRSDGKTLIAQPHVRGDKLWTLDDIKRLNCVFKNPVKAFN, encoded by the coding sequence ATGGCACTTAGCACCGCAACCAAGGCCGCGACGGACGCGCTGGCTGCCAATCGGGCACCCGCCAGCGTGAATGCACAGGAAGTGCACCGCTGGCTCCAGAGCTTCAACTGGGACTTCAAGAACAACCGGACCAAGTACGCCACCAAGTACAAGATGGCGAACGAGACCAAGGAACAGTTCAAGCTGATCGCCAAGGAATATGCGCGCATGGAGGCCGTGAAGGACGAACGGCAGTTCGGCAGCCTGCAGGATGCGCTGACCCGTCTGAACGCCGGCCACCGCGTTCACCCGAAGTGGAACGAGACCATGAAAGTGGTTTCCAACTTCCTGGAAGTGGGCGAATACAACGCCATCGCCGCCAGCGGAATGCTGTGGGACTCCGCCCAGGCGGCGGAACAGAAGAACGGCTATCTGGCCCAGGTGCTGGACGAAATCCGCCACACCCACCAGTGCGCCTACGTCAACTACTACTTCGCCAAGAACGGCCAGGACCCGGCCGGCCACAACGACGCCCGCCGCACCCGCACCATCGGGCCGCTGTGGAAGGGCATGAAGCGGGTGTTCTCGGACGGCTTCATCTCCGGCGACGCGGTGGAATGCTCCATCAACCTGCAACTGGTGGGCGAGGCCTGCTTCACCAACCCCCTGATCGTCGCAGTGACCGAATGGGCCGCCGCCAACGGTGACGAAATCACCCCGACGGTGTTCCTGTCGATCGAGACCGACGAGCTGCGCCACATGGCCAACGGCTACCAGACCGTGGTCTCCATCGCCAACGATCCGGCTGCCGCCAAGTACCTCAACACGGACCTGAACAACGCGTTCTGGACCCAACAGAAGTACTTCACGCCGGCGCTGGGCATGCTGTTCGAGTACGGCTCCAAGTTCAAGGTCGAGCCGTGGGTCAAGACCTGGAACCGCTGGGTGTACGAGGACTGGGGCGGCATCTGGATCGGCCGTCTGGGCAAGTACGGGGTGGAGTCGCCGCGCAGCCTGAAGGACGCCAAGCAGGACGCTTACTGGGCACACCACGATCTGTATCTGCTGGCTTATGCGCTGTGGCCGACCGGCTTCTTCCGCCTGGCCCTGCCGGATCAGGAGGAAATGGAGTGGTTCGAGGCCAACTATCCGGGTTGGTACGACCACTACGGCAAGATCTACGAGGAATGGCGCGCCCGCGGCTGCGAGGATCCGTCCTCGGGCTTCATTCCTCTGATGTGGTTCATCGAAAACAACCACCCGATCTACATCGACCGGGTGTCGCAGGTGCCGTTCTGCCCGAGCTTGGCCAAGGGCGCCAGCACCCTGCGCGTGCACGAGTACAACGGCCAGATGCACACCTTCAGCGACCAGTGGGGTGAACGCATGTGGCTGGCCGAGCCGGAACGCTACGAGTGCCAGAACATCTTCGAGCAGTATGAAGGCATGGAGCTGTCGGAAGTGATCGCCGAGCTGCACGGCCTGCGCAGCGATGGCAAAACCCTGATCGCCCAGCCGCATGTCCGTGGCGACAAGCTGTGGACGCTGGACGACATCAAACGTCTGAACTGCGTCTTCAAGAACCCGGTGAAGGCATTCAATTGA